TCAGCGTGGCAAGCACCTGCGGATAGGCGTCCTTATCTACCCAGTCGTCGCTATCGACCACCTTAAAGTAAAGCCCGGTGGCATTGCGCAGACCGGCATTTACCGCTTCGCCGTGTCCGCCGTTCTCCTGGTGGACCGCTTTTACAATGGTCGGATATTTGGCGGCGTACTCGTCGGCAATCTTTGCCGTATCGTCCTTTGAGCCGTCGTCCACAATGATAATCTCGACATCCTCGCCGCCTGGCAGCAGCGATTCGATGCATTTTCTCATATAATTCTGTGAATTATAACTTGGAATTGCGATGGATAAAATCTTCATAACTCCTTATTTTCCTCCTTGTATTTCTCCTGTCCGAGCTTTATCTGCAGATATTTCGTATAAGCGGAAAATGCCGCCGGAACCGGATAGTTTTCTTCAGTCTCCCGCGGCTCGACAAACAGATATTCCGTCTCCCTCTCCGGCTCCTCCACGGTAATCACATAGCCCGTCATGTGCCACTCCACATGGCTGAAAATATGCTTCGCCTCCTCCAGCGGCTGTATACGGATCGGCGAAAAATGCTTTTTTTTCAGCAGCTTCAGCACTTCCTCCTGCCCCAGATGTCCCTCCACATTCGGCAGCTCATACAGCCCGGCAAGCAGTCCCTTCGGCGGTCTTTTGTGAATCGCCACCCGCTCCCCGTCCCGGATGATAAGAACCGTGCGCTCCTGCACCCTGCGCGGCTTTGCCGCCGACTTTTTCGGAAGAGAGCTGACGATTCCCCGCTCTCTGGCAAGGCACTGACCATAAAGCGGACAGGCATCGCATTTTGCCGGTCCGTTCGGGACGCAGACAACAGCTCCCAGCTCCATCAGCGCCTGATTAAAAGCACCCGCCCGCTC
This is a stretch of genomic DNA from Marvinbryantia formatexigens DSM 14469. It encodes these proteins:
- the mutY gene encoding A/G-specific adenine glycosylase: METNKELESIVQPLLAWFDANARVLPWRDSPTPYRVWVSEIMLQQTRVEAVKPFFQRFTEALPDVAALAACEEEKLLKLWEGLGYYNRVRNMQKAAQTVMEEYGGELPADYEKLLKLKGIGSYTAGAIASIAFQIPVPAVDGNVLRVISRITASEKDILKASVKKEVEDEIREIIPPERAGAFNQALMELGAVVCVPNGPAKCDACPLYGQCLARERGIVSSLPKKSAAKPRRVQERTVLIIRDGERVAIHKRPPKGLLAGLYELPNVEGHLGQEEVLKLLKKKHFSPIRIQPLEEAKHIFSHVEWHMTGYVITVEEPERETEYLFVEPRETEENYPVPAAFSAYTKYLQIKLGQEKYKEENKEL